In Desulfonatronum thioautotrophicum, a genomic segment contains:
- a CDS encoding chemotaxis protein, producing MSQTNILLEVGTNELEVVEFTLLEQLPGETEVYHGHYAVNVAKVLEIIRMPKVTEIPQLSDPSVLGAFNLRSNIIPLVDLSVWLGKTKAPSEEEGKVIVTEFNSVITAFLVSGVNRIHRINWEEVMSPGAYLASFSSDCITGVINLEGRIVFVLDLEKIVAELNPALALRLDQDLEVHSGAAMKAMIADDSSLIRNMLRDLLEKAGFAVETAFHGQELWDRLQKLNQAAKKQGQSLTDHVQIVISDIEMPTMDGLTLCKKIKEDPDLGQLPVILFSSLITDKLRHKGDAVGADDQISKPEVTQLARRARDLIELRRKQGVA from the coding sequence ATGAGCCAGACCAACATCCTTTTGGAAGTCGGGACCAACGAACTGGAGGTTGTGGAGTTCACGCTGCTGGAACAGTTGCCTGGCGAGACGGAAGTCTACCACGGCCACTATGCCGTCAATGTGGCCAAAGTTCTGGAAATCATCCGCATGCCCAAGGTAACCGAAATACCGCAACTGTCTGACCCGTCAGTGCTGGGCGCGTTCAACTTGCGTTCCAACATCATTCCATTGGTCGATCTCAGTGTTTGGCTGGGCAAGACCAAGGCTCCCAGCGAAGAAGAGGGCAAGGTGATCGTCACGGAGTTCAACAGCGTGATTACGGCCTTTTTGGTTTCCGGGGTGAACCGCATCCACCGGATCAACTGGGAGGAGGTCATGTCTCCCGGAGCGTATCTGGCCAGTTTCAGTTCCGACTGCATCACCGGAGTGATCAATCTGGAGGGCCGGATCGTTTTTGTGCTGGACCTGGAAAAAATCGTGGCAGAACTGAACCCAGCCCTGGCCTTGCGCCTGGACCAGGATCTGGAGGTTCACAGCGGTGCGGCCATGAAAGCCATGATCGCTGACGATTCCTCGCTGATTCGCAACATGCTCCGTGACCTGCTGGAAAAGGCCGGTTTCGCGGTGGAAACGGCCTTTCATGGCCAGGAACTCTGGGACCGACTCCAGAAGTTGAACCAGGCCGCCAAGAAGCAGGGACAATCCCTGACCGACCATGTTCAGATCGTGATCTCGGACATTGAAATGCCCACCATGGATGGTTTGACGCTGTGCAAGAAAATCAAGGAGGACCCGGATCTGGGGCAATTGCCCGTGATCCTCTTCTCGTCGTTGATCACGGACAAGCTGCGGCACAAAGGGGACGCGGTCGGGGCGGATGACCAGATTTCCAAGCCCGAAGTCACCCAGCTGGCCCGCCGGGCCCGGGATCTGATCGAGCTTCGCCGAAAACAAGGGGTGGCCTAG
- a CDS encoding methyl-accepting chemotaxis protein, with translation MSRSLFSLEGYRLIGLGLTVVSSLALFLLFLLQAAAWVILAAALGGFLLLAVLMQGHFARVSAVLQGNRSCAEAICSGEYQCMFAPATDAGLLGQSQEKLREMLTHLKHELSLSRGVMRSMVTPFVVTDVNEVFIYGNQGLIRMLEHDGKPEDYYGQDVSLFFYGEKRQTVLATAMRDRQSISKEVEFIGRKGGRRNIHIDAAPLFDIEGKMMGALCIYTDLSAIRASEAKLCAQNEIISTAAGKASEVAKSLTAAAEKLAEQVEQAHHGAEDQRSRTAETATAMEEMNATVLEVAKNASNAAEASEQARSKAMDGEKVVSESVAAITKVQSQSSEVRSSLGQLGLQAEQIGRIMGVIEDIADQTNLLALNAAIEAARAGDAGRGFAVVADEVRKLAEKTMNATKEVGEAISAIQRGTQDSISRMDQAVGTIEEATTQASLSGRSLQEILGLAEQAADQVRSIATAAEQQSATSEEINRGVDEINRIASETSEVMDHSSRSVSQVANMAVELNAIISEMRAQAPEDCTTT, from the coding sequence ATGTCGCGGAGTCTGTTTTCCCTGGAGGGGTATCGTCTGATCGGTTTGGGTCTGACCGTGGTCTCCTCTTTGGCCCTTTTCCTCCTCTTCCTCCTGCAGGCTGCTGCCTGGGTGATTCTGGCGGCGGCTCTCGGGGGATTCCTGCTGCTTGCGGTGCTGATGCAGGGACACTTCGCCAGAGTTTCTGCCGTACTGCAGGGCAATAGATCCTGCGCGGAAGCCATTTGTAGCGGGGAATATCAATGCATGTTTGCACCAGCGACGGACGCGGGCCTTTTGGGGCAAAGCCAGGAAAAACTGCGGGAAATGCTCACCCACCTTAAACATGAATTGAGTTTGTCCAGAGGGGTGATGCGCAGCATGGTCACTCCCTTCGTGGTGACGGACGTCAACGAAGTTTTCATCTACGGAAATCAAGGGCTGATTCGCATGCTTGAACACGACGGCAAGCCCGAGGATTACTATGGGCAAGATGTATCGCTGTTTTTTTATGGTGAAAAACGCCAGACAGTGCTGGCAACGGCCATGCGTGACCGGCAATCCATCAGCAAGGAAGTCGAATTCATCGGCCGCAAGGGGGGCAGGCGAAACATTCACATTGACGCAGCTCCCCTCTTTGATATCGAAGGCAAGATGATGGGGGCGCTGTGCATCTATACAGACCTGTCCGCTATCCGGGCTTCCGAGGCCAAACTCTGTGCACAAAACGAGATTATCTCCACAGCCGCGGGCAAGGCTTCCGAGGTCGCCAAATCCCTGACAGCTGCCGCGGAAAAACTGGCCGAGCAGGTTGAGCAGGCCCATCATGGTGCCGAGGATCAGCGCTCGCGAACCGCGGAGACGGCAACGGCCATGGAGGAAATGAACGCCACGGTTCTGGAGGTGGCCAAAAATGCCTCCAATGCGGCCGAGGCCTCGGAACAGGCTAGGAGCAAGGCCATGGATGGGGAAAAGGTGGTAAGCGAGTCTGTTGCCGCCATCACCAAGGTGCAGTCCCAGTCTTCGGAAGTGCGGTCCAGCCTGGGACAGCTCGGTCTTCAGGCCGAACAGATCGGGCGGATCATGGGCGTGATTGAGGACATTGCAGATCAAACCAATCTTTTGGCCTTGAACGCGGCCATCGAAGCAGCCCGGGCCGGGGATGCCGGAAGGGGATTTGCCGTGGTGGCCGACGAGGTGCGCAAGCTGGCCGAAAAGACCATGAATGCCACCAAAGAGGTGGGGGAGGCCATTTCCGCTATTCAACGGGGTACCCAGGACAGCATTTCGCGTATGGATCAGGCTGTGGGCACCATTGAGGAGGCCACCACCCAGGCCAGTCTTTCCGGGCGGTCCCTCCAGGAAATTCTCGGCCTTGCCGAACAGGCAGCGGATCAGGTCCGGTCCATCGCCACGGCCGCTGAGCAGCAGTCGGCCACCAGTGAGGAAATCAATCGCGGGGTGGACGAGATCAATCGAATCGCCTCGGAGACCAGCGAGGTCATGGATCATTCCTCACGGAGCGTCTCCCAGGTGGCGAATATGGCCGTGGAGCTGAATGCAATCATTTCGGAAATGCGCGCCCAGGCTCCAGAGGACTGCACGACGACATGA
- the xseB gene encoding exodeoxyribonuclease VII small subunit: protein MCAKTKQPGFDANLSELQRIVSRLENEDLPLETGVGLFKEGVALAQNCRKLLESARNDVMVLSQGLQEPLDPTPNSPADVSENDDESISR, encoded by the coding sequence GTGTGCGCAAAAACCAAGCAACCGGGCTTTGATGCCAATTTGAGTGAACTGCAACGGATTGTGAGCCGACTGGAAAACGAGGATCTTCCCTTGGAAACCGGGGTTGGCCTCTTCAAGGAAGGGGTAGCGCTGGCTCAAAACTGCCGCAAGCTTTTGGAATCTGCCAGAAACGATGTAATGGTCCTTTCCCAGGGGCTTCAGGAGCCCTTGGATCCCACTCCGAATTCACCGGCCGACGTATCGGAGAACGACGATGAAAGCATATCTCGCTGA
- a CDS encoding SufB/SufD family protein has translation MSELADKAQSPPPASPKFDASKYAFSGKSAGIADIRSLSPEDKERLLMSGVDLDNVGRSGSYLQVDDKSVHCDTCDPNVEILDITEALRRYDGLPDYFWNAVKRDQDDFTRLADQETLQGGYFMRVKAGMKITEPVQSCLFIKGEAVAQNVHNIIVVEEGAELHVITGCATAHNEQSALHLGISEFYVKKGGKLTFTMIHNWGEKVMVRPRTVGIVEEDGEFQSNYVLLKPVESVQSYPSIHLNGPRAVARFNSVIVAPTGSLVDTGNRIFLNAPETRGEIISRTITTGGKIIARGHIIGSHVPAKGHLECKGLILGNGVIHAIPELEGTVSGVELSHEAAVGKIAQEEIEYLMARGLDEDEATSTIVRGFLNVEIMGLPEKLRQTIDKTIQESEKDMF, from the coding sequence ATGTCTGAATTAGCTGATAAAGCCCAAAGCCCTCCACCAGCATCACCCAAATTCGACGCTTCCAAGTATGCCTTTTCCGGGAAGTCCGCGGGCATAGCGGATATCCGTTCCCTGAGCCCGGAGGACAAGGAGCGCCTGTTGATGTCCGGGGTGGATTTGGACAATGTTGGGCGGAGCGGGAGCTATCTTCAGGTGGACGACAAGAGCGTCCACTGCGATACCTGTGACCCCAACGTGGAGATTTTGGACATCACCGAGGCACTGCGGCGGTATGACGGTTTGCCGGACTATTTCTGGAACGCAGTGAAACGCGATCAGGATGACTTCACGCGGCTGGCCGATCAGGAAACCCTGCAGGGCGGGTACTTCATGCGGGTCAAGGCCGGGATGAAGATCACGGAGCCGGTCCAGTCCTGTCTGTTCATCAAAGGCGAGGCCGTTGCCCAGAATGTGCACAACATCATTGTCGTTGAAGAGGGTGCGGAACTGCACGTCATCACCGGATGCGCCACGGCGCACAACGAGCAGTCCGCTCTGCATCTGGGCATTTCAGAATTTTATGTAAAAAAAGGCGGCAAACTGACCTTCACGATGATCCACAACTGGGGTGAAAAGGTCATGGTCAGGCCGCGCACCGTGGGCATTGTGGAGGAGGACGGTGAATTCCAGAGCAACTATGTCCTGCTCAAACCCGTGGAGTCCGTCCAGTCCTATCCATCCATTCATCTGAACGGCCCCCGGGCCGTGGCCCGCTTCAATTCGGTGATCGTCGCCCCCACCGGTTCACTGGTGGATACCGGCAACCGAATTTTCCTGAACGCACCGGAGACACGGGGGGAAATCATCTCCCGGACCATCACCACCGGGGGCAAGATTATCGCCCGGGGGCATATCATCGGCAGCCATGTTCCGGCCAAAGGGCACCTGGAGTGCAAGGGGCTGATCCTGGGCAACGGGGTCATTCACGCCATCCCCGAACTGGAAGGGACGGTTTCCGGGGTGGAGCTGTCCCACGAGGCGGCCGTGGGCAAGATCGCCCAGGAGGAAATTGAGTACTTGATGGCCCGGGGACTGGATGAGGACGAAGCCACATCCACGATTGTCCGCGGCTTTCTGAACGTGGAAATCATGGGCCTGCCGGAAAAATTGCGGCAGACGATTGATAAAACGATTCAGGAGTCGGAAAAGGACATGTTCTAG
- a CDS encoding chemotaxis response regulator CheY — protein MGYDKNMRVLVVDDFSTMRRIIKNILRQLGFTNIVEADDGTTAWEVLNKERIDFVISDWNMPKMTGIDLLRKVRASEEYADVPFLMVTAEGLQENIIEAVQAKVSNYIVKPFTPETLGQKIDKIFS, from the coding sequence ATGGGTTACGACAAAAACATGCGCGTTCTCGTCGTTGACGACTTCTCGACGATGCGCCGGATCATCAAGAACATCCTCCGCCAACTGGGCTTCACCAACATCGTTGAAGCCGATGACGGCACGACGGCTTGGGAAGTGTTGAACAAGGAACGGATCGATTTTGTCATTTCCGACTGGAATATGCCCAAAATGACCGGCATCGATTTGCTGCGCAAAGTCCGGGCCAGCGAGGAATACGCAGACGTTCCCTTTTTGATGGTCACGGCGGAAGGACTGCAGGAAAATATCATCGAGGCGGTCCAGGCCAAGGTCTCCAACTATATCGTCAAACCGTTCACTCCGGAAACCCTCGGCCAAAAGATCGACAAAATTTTCAGCTAA
- a CDS encoding tetratricopeptide repeat protein, whose protein sequence is MVETKGNADVSQEMRSGPRVEVSDMILGVYAKKNFQMSGFGGTRQAAEQKTFWFVRRLDDESYEVQPLNSNNLPSGVTSTITKRTLMTEYVPEVDYYERKTQPVLQSLQRKLDRGEELFQADQLDAAEAEFAKVLFLDEQHPQANLRLGDICCQKKDYKQLKKVLRRILNSDRVFAEGERHRFNEFGMNLRKSGLLAEALEYYSKAVAINTTDEHLHFNVARVLWEMQDIPLCQEHLEAALRINPEFDEARRFLAYSQKHHDRGVGGGPVHATPQA, encoded by the coding sequence ATGGTTGAAACCAAAGGCAATGCGGACGTGTCCCAGGAAATGCGCTCAGGTCCGCGGGTGGAGGTCAGTGACATGATATTGGGAGTCTATGCAAAGAAAAATTTCCAGATGAGCGGATTTGGCGGCACCCGGCAGGCTGCGGAGCAAAAAACGTTCTGGTTTGTGCGCCGTCTGGACGACGAGAGCTACGAAGTACAGCCCCTGAACAGCAACAACCTCCCTTCCGGAGTGACCTCGACCATTACCAAGCGGACCTTGATGACCGAATACGTGCCCGAAGTTGATTACTACGAACGGAAGACCCAGCCGGTGCTGCAGTCCCTGCAACGCAAGCTGGACCGGGGCGAGGAATTGTTTCAGGCCGATCAGCTGGATGCCGCGGAAGCGGAGTTTGCCAAAGTGCTCTTCCTTGATGAGCAGCATCCCCAAGCCAATTTGCGCCTTGGGGACATCTGCTGTCAAAAAAAAGACTACAAGCAGTTGAAAAAAGTCCTCAGGCGCATCTTGAACAGCGATAGGGTCTTTGCCGAGGGAGAACGCCACCGGTTCAATGAGTTCGGCATGAATCTGCGTAAAAGCGGATTGCTGGCGGAAGCCTTAGAGTACTATTCCAAGGCGGTGGCCATCAATACCACAGACGAGCATCTGCACTTCAACGTCGCACGGGTTCTCTGGGAGATGCAAGATATCCCCCTTTGCCAAGAACACCTGGAGGCGGCGTTGCGGATCAATCCGGAGTTCGACGAAGCGCGACGATTCCTGGCCTATTCCCAGAAGCATCACGATCGGGGCGTTGGCGGCGGACCGGTGCACGCCACGCCGCAAGCCTGA
- the ispH gene encoding 4-hydroxy-3-methylbut-2-enyl diphosphate reductase: protein MNIIVAETAGFCMGVDMALRKLDSLLQGANRQTNVFTLGPIIHNPQVLQDYAAQGVTQINDPEALAPGQTVVIRAHGIPRNIESALQAKGVNLIDATCPKVKKAQLLIAKQAEKGRLMILLGEADHPEVRGLLSYASSGACVVDSEEEAMELLRDQPGSCFLAAQTTQDQERYARLITLLRERLEPAMPVLDTICAATMNRQSEARVIAGQVQTMIVVGGRESGNTRRLVQVAEMAGIPCFHVEVADELPLARLRGLDRIGITAGASTPKTVIQEVVQRLETL from the coding sequence ATGAACATCATCGTCGCCGAGACCGCCGGCTTTTGCATGGGCGTGGACATGGCTCTGCGCAAGCTCGATTCCCTGCTCCAGGGAGCCAACCGCCAAACCAACGTCTTCACGCTGGGTCCGATCATCCACAACCCCCAGGTACTCCAGGACTATGCGGCCCAGGGCGTAACCCAGATCAACGATCCGGAAGCCCTGGCTCCTGGCCAGACCGTGGTCATCCGTGCCCACGGCATCCCCCGGAACATTGAGTCCGCCCTGCAGGCCAAAGGGGTCAACCTGATCGATGCCACCTGCCCCAAAGTCAAGAAGGCACAGCTGCTCATTGCCAAACAGGCCGAAAAGGGCCGCCTGATGATCCTCCTGGGTGAGGCGGACCACCCGGAAGTGCGCGGGCTGCTCAGCTACGCCTCCAGCGGGGCCTGTGTCGTGGATTCGGAGGAGGAAGCCATGGAACTGCTTCGTGACCAGCCCGGCTCCTGTTTCCTGGCGGCCCAGACCACCCAGGACCAGGAACGGTATGCCCGCCTGATCACCCTGCTACGGGAACGGCTGGAGCCGGCAATGCCTGTTTTGGACACGATCTGCGCGGCGACCATGAATCGCCAAAGCGAAGCCCGGGTCATTGCCGGGCAGGTCCAGACAATGATCGTGGTCGGCGGCCGCGAGAGCGGCAACACCCGACGTCTGGTGCAGGTGGCCGAAATGGCCGGCATCCCCTGTTTTCATGTCGAGGTGGCCGATGAGTTGCCCCTGGCCCGGCTGCGTGGTCTCGATCGAATCGGCATCACTGCTGGAGCCTCGACTCCCAAAACCGTCATCCAGGAAGTTGTCCAGCGCCTGGAAACCTTGTAA
- a CDS encoding ABC transporter ATP-binding protein — protein sequence MLLIEDLRVSIDGREVLQGVSLEIKEGETFILFGPNGSGKTSLLMTLMGFANYTVTGGKITFRGHDITHAPIYERARLGIGMSFQRPPTIHGLKTRHLVSMCAHHRDQDVDVDAMARKVNFDQFLDRDINSGFSGGEIKRSELLQLMAQKPSLLLFDEPESGVDLENMALIGNTVRELLNGSQEPKPDKSMKELQAGRKTSGLIITHTGYILDYIHADRGQVLHNGVLCCEANPRVILEHIGKFGYKECVRCLN from the coding sequence ATGTTGTTGATCGAGGATCTTCGGGTTTCCATCGACGGGCGGGAAGTGCTTCAAGGCGTCAGTCTGGAAATCAAGGAAGGAGAGACGTTTATCTTGTTCGGCCCCAACGGCTCGGGCAAGACGTCGTTGCTGATGACGTTGATGGGGTTTGCCAACTATACGGTCACCGGCGGGAAGATTACCTTCCGGGGGCATGATATCACGCATGCCCCGATTTATGAACGGGCCAGGCTGGGGATTGGGATGTCCTTTCAGCGCCCACCGACGATTCACGGCTTGAAGACGCGTCATCTTGTGAGCATGTGCGCGCACCACCGCGATCAGGACGTGGATGTGGACGCCATGGCCCGCAAGGTCAATTTCGACCAATTTCTGGATCGGGATATCAATTCCGGTTTCTCCGGAGGCGAGATCAAGCGCTCTGAACTGTTGCAACTGATGGCGCAAAAGCCTTCCCTGTTGCTGTTCGACGAGCCCGAGTCCGGGGTTGACCTGGAGAATATGGCCTTGATCGGCAATACGGTCCGGGAACTGCTCAATGGTTCCCAGGAGCCCAAACCCGACAAAAGCATGAAGGAACTGCAGGCCGGCCGGAAGACATCGGGGCTGATCATCACCCATACCGGGTACATTCTGGACTACATCCACGCGGATCGCGGCCAGGTGCTCCACAACGGAGTACTCTGTTGCGAGGCCAATCCGCGTGTGATTTTGGAACATATTGGAAAGTTTGGTTACAAGGAGTGCGTGCGATGTCTGAATTAG
- a CDS encoding flagellar basal body-associated FliL family protein encodes MPTTPVPPPSAGNPLERDQEVLNNEPEPTPAAQKVTLDLDDAPFLEDIEEAPKDDVNEVQDLETSDEEKDKPSKVSPRLLISIGIAVILVLAGLTFWLTRSPPVDPVTLAEPDTLQDAEPAPATEPEPEEFSINFAPFWVAYAEDKDIAFLSLRLILVLDDPSLYLETQRKTIILRDAVYYFLNNRPLPQIKHADAAETLKTDLKAVMNQHLSRPLTDILIEEYMVR; translated from the coding sequence ATGCCCACCACCCCGGTCCCCCCCCCAAGCGCAGGCAACCCCCTGGAACGGGACCAGGAAGTCCTGAACAACGAACCGGAACCAACCCCGGCGGCCCAGAAGGTCACGCTGGACCTGGACGACGCGCCGTTTCTGGAGGACATCGAGGAAGCTCCCAAGGATGACGTCAACGAGGTGCAAGACCTGGAGACGTCGGACGAAGAAAAAGACAAGCCCAGCAAAGTATCTCCAAGGTTGCTGATCAGTATCGGCATCGCAGTCATCCTGGTGCTGGCCGGACTGACCTTCTGGCTGACCCGCTCCCCCCCCGTGGACCCTGTTACGCTTGCGGAACCGGATACCCTCCAGGACGCCGAGCCTGCTCCCGCGACAGAGCCTGAACCTGAAGAATTTTCCATCAACTTCGCGCCCTTCTGGGTCGCCTATGCCGAGGACAAGGACATTGCTTTCCTCTCCCTGCGACTGATTCTCGTTCTGGACGATCCATCGCTATACCTGGAAACCCAACGAAAAACCATTATCCTCCGGGATGCGGTCTATTACTTCCTGAATAACCGCCCATTGCCCCAAATCAAGCACGCGGATGCCGCGGAAACCCTGAAAACCGACCTCAAGGCGGTCATGAACCAGCACTTGAGCCGCCCCCTGACCGACATCTTGATTGAGGAATACATGGTGCGGTAA
- a CDS encoding metal-dependent hydrolase yields the protein MPGFKAHLFGGALFFALVLTTVLWLGIYQPDQQTLLLLAGIALLSALFPDVDTDSKGRVLFYGALLLIYLALMIQGRFRLAAVLGFCALLPAVGHHRGWTHTWWAMFLVPLPILILPMVFYDRSLTSLLPFYFASVTGYASHLLLDRAF from the coding sequence ATGCCCGGTTTCAAGGCGCATCTTTTCGGGGGTGCGCTTTTTTTTGCGTTGGTACTCACGACGGTGCTGTGGCTCGGCATTTACCAGCCGGATCAGCAGACCCTGTTGCTTCTGGCCGGTATTGCCCTGCTCAGCGCCCTGTTTCCGGACGTGGATACGGATTCCAAGGGAAGGGTGTTGTTCTATGGAGCCTTGCTGCTGATCTATCTCGCGCTGATGATTCAGGGACGCTTTCGATTGGCCGCGGTGCTGGGGTTCTGTGCCCTGCTCCCGGCCGTGGGACACCATCGGGGCTGGACCCACACCTGGTGGGCCATGTTTTTGGTTCCTCTGCCGATTCTCATCCTGCCCATGGTTTTTTACGACAGGTCGCTGACATCGCTGCTGCCGTTTTATTTTGCCTCGGTCACCGGATACGCCTCCCATCTGCTTCTGGACAGAGCCTTCTAG
- a CDS encoding FliA/WhiG family RNA polymerase sigma factor, with protein sequence MAISNSSGKSCSSTPDAWQRFENGQVAWSSATPEVRGAIVAHYASKIKIIALRMKAKLPQHIELGELLSAGSLGLIEALEKFQVAMGIKFETYAENRIKGAMLDELRRMDWFTRGLRQRVRLLEEHMRKVEQHTGRVPTAEELQVLTGLSAKDVQEGLEALQNQVCISLDGLEDHLLRSSSTTKNDPFSHTLHQQLIDKLAELIDELTPREQMVLSLYYAEELNMRETAMVMNITEGRVSQLHSQALNKLRDKFTKLQNTPFAHHETQRRKT encoded by the coding sequence ATGGCAATATCAAATTCTTCTGGAAAAAGCTGCTCTTCAACGCCTGATGCTTGGCAACGCTTTGAGAACGGCCAGGTGGCATGGAGTTCGGCCACCCCCGAAGTCCGCGGGGCGATCGTTGCCCACTATGCCTCGAAGATAAAAATCATCGCCCTGCGCATGAAGGCCAAGTTGCCGCAGCACATCGAACTGGGCGAACTGCTCAGTGCCGGCAGTCTTGGCTTGATTGAGGCTTTGGAAAAATTCCAGGTGGCCATGGGTATAAAATTCGAGACGTATGCGGAAAACAGGATAAAAGGGGCGATGCTGGATGAACTGCGGCGGATGGATTGGTTCACCCGCGGCCTGCGTCAGCGGGTGCGACTCCTGGAAGAGCACATGCGCAAGGTGGAGCAGCACACCGGACGGGTCCCCACGGCCGAAGAGCTGCAGGTACTGACCGGTCTCAGTGCCAAGGACGTCCAGGAAGGCCTGGAAGCCTTGCAAAATCAAGTCTGTATCAGCCTGGACGGCCTGGAAGACCACCTGCTCCGGTCCTCAAGCACGACGAAGAACGATCCCTTCAGCCACACCCTGCATCAACAACTTATTGACAAACTCGCGGAACTTATCGATGAATTGACGCCAAGAGAGCAGATGGTCCTCTCGTTGTATTACGCCGAGGAGCTGAACATGCGAGAGACAGCCATGGTGATGAACATTACGGAGGGCAGGGTATCCCAGCTGCATTCCCAAGCCCTGAACAAACTTCGTGATAAATTCACCAAACTCCAGAACACCCCCTTCGCTCACCACGAGACACAAAGGAGAAAAACCTGA
- a CDS encoding tRNA dihydrouridine synthase: MTSPFSSPPCLPIGPEAPWLAPLAGFSDLPFRLLCREQGCAAACTEMVSAKGLIFSNTATQRILTTHVADNPLVVQVYGPDAETVGRAMELLCDRGIRYFDLNVGCSVPKVTKTGSGAALLRTPETLLQIVKTMVARAGTGQVGVKLRLGWRPGEDVFPELAWRLEDIGIAWLTLHPRWATQGYSGQADWSRLARLREQISIPIIASGDLFTAEDAQQCLDQTGVSGVMFARGALWDPAIFRKFQALRSKNGTDFATPAFYLGLVRRHMELARAHQDDRRALLAMRTIAPRYLRSFTGAKSLRAQLTQIESWSQLEALLGALLETLPRQVDHAPPNNPHTPKEGP, translated from the coding sequence ATGACCAGCCCCTTCTCTTCGCCTCCCTGTTTACCCATCGGCCCGGAAGCTCCTTGGCTGGCCCCCTTGGCCGGCTTCTCGGATCTGCCCTTTCGTCTGCTGTGCCGAGAGCAGGGCTGTGCCGCGGCGTGCACGGAAATGGTCAGCGCCAAAGGCCTGATTTTCTCGAATACGGCCACCCAGCGCATTCTCACGACCCATGTTGCGGACAACCCGCTGGTGGTGCAGGTTTATGGGCCGGACGCCGAAACCGTGGGCCGGGCCATGGAGCTGTTGTGTGATCGGGGGATACGCTATTTTGACCTGAACGTCGGCTGTTCCGTCCCCAAGGTAACCAAAACCGGAAGCGGGGCCGCACTGCTGCGCACCCCGGAAACCCTGCTCCAAATCGTGAAGACCATGGTCGCCAGGGCCGGTACCGGACAGGTGGGGGTAAAGCTGCGCCTGGGTTGGCGGCCCGGTGAGGATGTCTTCCCGGAACTGGCCTGGCGGCTGGAAGATATCGGTATTGCCTGGCTGACGCTGCACCCCCGCTGGGCCACCCAAGGCTATTCTGGACAGGCGGACTGGAGCCGGCTGGCCCGTTTGCGAGAACAGATCTCGATCCCGATCATTGCCAGCGGCGATCTCTTCACTGCCGAGGACGCGCAGCAATGCCTGGATCAGACCGGCGTCAGCGGGGTGATGTTCGCCCGCGGTGCACTCTGGGATCCGGCCATTTTTCGGAAATTTCAGGCACTGCGTTCAAAAAACGGAACCGATTTCGCGACTCCGGCCTTTTATCTGGGCTTGGTCCGGCGACATATGGAACTGGCCAGAGCCCACCAGGATGACCGACGCGCCCTGCTGGCCATGCGCACCATCGCTCCGCGGTATCTGCGCAGTTTCACGGGTGCGAAATCCCTGCGTGCGCAACTGACCCAAATTGAGTCCTGGAGCCAGCTTGAAGCATTGCTTGGCGCATTGCTCGAGACTCTCCCCCGTCAGGTCGACCATGCCCCACCGAATAATCCACATACGCCCAAGGAAGGACCATGA